Genomic DNA from Vanessa atalanta chromosome 17, ilVanAtal1.2, whole genome shotgun sequence:
GCCCGTAACAAGTAACCCTCTCGAGTAAGGGATGATAATAGTAGTGCCAGTAAAAAATATTCCCTGCTTATATGTTCAGGTTTGCGTAGCCGGTTGCTATATAACTAACGGTTTATCGCGACACTGCTCGACCACGTAATTCGTGAATCGTTTGAGGAACTTCGGATATTCCCTTTTGTAGACTGCGCGGAGCACGCCTGCCGGTGCCCAGCCACCTGGATTCACTAGAAcagaaaagataataataatatttaataatgtaaaacttTAAGGAAACCTCAAACgagatatttaataacataacgaccttacttataaacataattaaactaAGTACGTGAGTTAGTTAAACATTATTTCCTCTCTTTCTGAcataatttgacattcgaaGGAAGAAGACACAGTATTGTGTAACAAAACACCCCTTAAATATAAGCCATAAGTGTACTTTAACTATAGGAACTAAATATTAACGTAATGAtctattaataagatttattttccgCTAGGTTTAGGGAAAAAAATCATCCACCAGGGCCCCATTTTCCCGCGTGCCCTAGAGCCCTGGAATGGTCTAAGACAGCcctgtttatatgtatgtacaatgtacatacatttaattagaTCTAACCCAGCTAACGATCGTCGGCACGAAATTCACGGATTAGGGACGAATAGATGCAAAGTAATCAGTATTaaaggtaattaatatttacttagtagagcaattatgaataaattaattcagaAAACAAGTGTTAACGAAACTAAGAAAAATCAATCGACCTACGACGCAAATCACAAACGCCCAGTCGCAAAATTCTGTGCAGATCGAagtccatactaatattataaatgcgagagtAACTCTGTCTCTCCGTAACGATTTCACCCCTAAACcacttaaccgaatttgatgatgtTTGGTATGATGGCTTTCGTATGAAAGCTTCAACGCTAAAGAATAGGCTAATTTTCTATACACCTCCCAAGCTCTCCTGATACGCAGGCGACGCTGCGAACCGAAACTaggtaaacaattaaaaaaaactgtatgtgCTCTAAATATATTATGCTAGATATGTATGTTTCATATATCTCTTAATTATACTATCCCACtaacttttaaaactataacagcgataaaaatatttaatattttaagtactattttttatatataagcagGTAGGCTCCACTCCGCCTGTTGATAAGTGGTGGTGGAGCCCAAACGCCCTGACTGTACTGGCCAGTACAGTCAGGGAGAATGAACTACactagcaataataataattactaactaATAAGTATTACCAAGCTATACGGACttgcaatttatattataaattagccgaaaatactaaatacttattaagttgaaatcatttaatatttaaaaaaaaaatataactatactttaaaataaataaagaacattgtACATTTACATTTCGTAATCTTAGATTTTACTGTAAATACACAGCTTGAATTAGTTACCTGTGGCGATCATAAACCGTCGCGTGTAACGGGGAgctaattaaattactaatgatATTCTTATCAacagtaaagtattttataataaatatctttagaCGAAACGTTTAGGGCATTGCCCTCAAATGTTCGTTACTACACAGTAACGAACATTTGAGTACAcactaatgttattaaaaactatgtAAGGAATGTCTAAAACATCAGACGGTAAAAAAATACAGAGAAATTGTCAGTTTATCGCAATTATAATCGTTGCCGTTCAagcattttcttattttacaaaCTCAACGAcgtccgtggtcgagtagtgtatacaccggttttcatgggtacgccaatccgaggtcccgggctcgattcccggccgagtcgatgtagaaaaatttcaatagttttctatgttgtcttgggtctgggtgattgtggtaccgtcgttacttctgattttccataacacatggaatcagagtaatgtatgtgatgttgtccaatatttgttatttgttaacgATCCATTTACGGTTCGGTAAAAAATTAGATCGAGTATAATCGGAATCGTATCAacctatataattaacatttatttcatataggcattggtaggcggacgagcatgggtcacctgatggtaagttgtcatcaccacccatagacattgagctgtaagaaatattaaccactccttacatcgccaattcgccagcaatcttgggaaataagatgtaatgtcccttgaatatatgacgagtgggcCGTTCATACCCAGAGTGGCtagcgcaaagccctaccaccgagtagaATTGATCTTCAGGTACGATTAAGCTGAGATTAAGTTTTGTAAAGAATAGCCAAAGTTGGATCAAAATAGAATCGAGAACGTATCGTTACCGTTATAATTAAGTAGAATTGTCCCCTCTTTTGATTCTCCTGGataaacgcattacgcgttACCCCCACGTGATGGAGGGGTATATGAGATTCGCCGGTGCCAAGGACGCCTAGTGCACCGGAATACACCCTAAGAAACCAACGGTACCGAAGAGATGGAGCTCTTCGGCGGGCGCCaagggatcgctttcgcatgctaccgtgacgattAACAAAACGCTTTGACGCGTTTCCTATCTAAAATATTGAGTCCCGTAGGATAAAGACATAGGAGCTCTCTGTTTACCGTACTATGATATagtatagttaataaaatataataacactaaATTGTTTTTAGATTAGgcgtaataaaaattgtataatgataaaataatctcTTTATAATTAACGCCAGTCACCAGGTAACATACTTATTTATTCGGTCCATTGACATAACATATACGATTTGTGCGTCGTCTTAATTTGACTGTAGTATTTGACTTTAAAACTCAAAGAACGGCTCACGAAATTTTTCGACTGACTCGAGTATTCCATAGtcttatcatatataaataaataaataaataaataaataaagataaacaaaccttagattaagGTACTCCGCGCGATTTCTAATAGCTCTGTTATACTGTGTACTACTAAcatatcttaattaatatacctttataatacaacacaattcCACTTAACCAATCATATCCACTTAGTTTTACTTcgaaaattccgataacagtttcgtcgatcACATATTCCCCTCTTCATGTAGAGGCTACGCGTAACAAGTTTTCTCAGAGAGATAAAAAAGTGGTGTTAAGACGTAGGGTTGGACTCACCGGTGCTGCAGTAGGCGATGCTGGTGGTGATGTTCCCGCGCGAGGGCGCCTCGCCGGCCGGCCACGCCGTGCGGCACGCCAGGCACACCGTCACGAACAGCCGGATGCAGGCGCCCGAGTTCGACTGCGGGCCGCCAGGACAACGGGCATTAGCTCGCCGGCACCACTTGCTCAGAGCGGTCACTTGTAACAGTTCGCGAGTAATATATCGAAAGGAGACTTGATTGGATTTCATcacattgtttaataaaaattaaaacaaaactatttatttagattGAATAAAAGTGTACTACATTAAAAAtgtgtgttaaatattataaacgtcaaagtaactctgtcagtatctttgttatttcatttgtaCTAAATTGCTGTGCCGATCTTAATGAAGTGGGACCTGGATATAAGCAGATTAAGTCATATTTTGCGGTATTTgcggttaaatatatatttaactacgggactataattagtttataaagttatacatCATTTCGAACGCCCTAGTTTTTAGAATACGTAGATTTTTCATTGAATTCGATTGTGCGCACTGACCGGGTAGTCGGCGTTGGTGGTGGAGTGGTTGGTGACGGCGTAGGTGTGGTGCGGCGCGGCGCGCACGTGCGACCAGAACAGCGCGTCGCGCTGCGAGGCGGGCCAGATGCGCTTGAACGTCTGGTGGAACACCAGCGCGTCCGTCGATATCGCCTCCACTATGTTCATCGTCTCCAGTGTCGCTGGAATACACAGTTTGGTCcgttatgttattgttatggCGGTATTAGGACTTAAAATAAACTCCGTATTGTATGTGTAAGCAACTTGAGCCGTGAGAACAATTTTGACCCGCGCACTATTACATTTTTAGGTGTCTCTTTGGAGGAATGAAGACGCTTAGGCTGTCGAGGCAGCACGCGATTGGTCCATCAGTCGATGCTTATCGTGTATAGGACTCCCACTTGACATTGGGCTATTGTAATTGACCGCAAGTGTACATGCGCGAACTTGTTCCCAGTACTGCCATCTGTGCTCACGACTCGTGCCGGTGATTATAATTTGACtaacatagttatatattaaacatatgcGAATGTCTTGGAGGCGAACCACAGGCGTGCGTTTCTTTGGATACTACACAATCGATTTACGATACGTCTCTTTCTTAtgggaatatatttattgacaaattaGAAATTTACCTGAAAtttgttctttaaataatagaaaaaatacttttaatgcaATTAGCACCGCGCGAAGTTATATCTCTGCCCATATTGTTCATGTAGGTAAATTACGAGCGACGTGATTCTTTCATGCGCTTATATAAATACCTTGTAAGGCCTCAAAACTACATGTCAGATTTGAAAGGTGTTAAAGGGcaattttaaagacaaaaaaaaagattaaaatgaatattttctacaCTTCGACAAGGATATTTACTACAATTTGaacttatgataataaataatttatttaaatataacaatgatatGTGCTTCGTCtaaaaagatagatagatataatgCTGTATCGAAATTATGTGTACATATTTGGAATATCTAAAAATCGAACATTAGTGtctaaattagtaatttttttcttatttcccAAAACTTTAACAATTCTGGCAGTGGTCACTTGGAAAGCGTCCGAGCCGACATCGACCTAACCGATCTATACACAACATCGCTGTCTCAAAACGTACATACAAtattaacacataaataaactaaccgaactcaaacaataaaataaaattatttacatgtaagttgcatataaatcaaattaatagttTATGCGCGAATccgttaaaatcaaatatacaagATATACGATACGCTTAGCTCGGTTCATTTACAAAGATTTTATCGCACTTTTCACGCAACCTTTACGTCGCGGCTCATTTACTGAGTATTTAACAGGACACGCGTTGCGTATCGGATACGACGaaacattttaaactaattacttATTCTTAGTACAAACTGCAAATGCAACTAACTACGCTATAAGTAGTTACAACAAACCaaacgaattttataaaatgtaacaaaatattgtaaatacgaatctaacacaagtgataagcttaaaaggagaagttaattagaatattagtaatttcctAATACATTTTgggcattgctactattcttaaaaaaaaaaaaaattgtttacggattattacaaaattttgcgTACACTTTATCAGGATGTTAGGCCTGCGAACTTACATGCGGGCGAAGCCTCGGCTGGAAACTAGtatgtataagtttttttttattttatttgtgcatgctcgtctggttaggtaccacccactcgtcatatattctaacgcAAAACAGCATTTAAGTTCTGAtctgaagggtaagtgagtcagtgGAACTGCTGGcccaaggaacataacatcttagttcccaaggttggtagtgcattggtgtgatgtaaggaatgattaatatttatgcattataatatttgtatatgttatcgccaatgtctattggcggCGAGGATCATATTCTATCAAGTGGCCCGTACACCTAACTATTACacgtaaaaaaattgtttactcACTTTCCCATTCGTATCTATATCTCGGGTTGAAGAAGTAATGGCACATCTCCCGCGCGGACACGCCATGCACTTTGTGCATCGCCTTCAAAGGATCCATCACCATGCCATCGATTTCCATTTCTctgatgacaaaaaaaaatcaaaaatgaatTATACCGTCACTTTAAAGCTAAGAAAATGTTGTTGTTAATGGCTGTATTACAGCATTCTTTAGTGTGCAATTTTCCTGTCAAAAACCATAACCAAGAATTAACAGTCACGCATTtatcaaaaaacaaaagaagctCGAAAAAcagatgacaaaaaaataagttctatttttaaactgatACAGATTTCCAGTACgtaattagataattaaatattacattacataacgaATTCATCCTTCTTGTTACGTTAGTCTTAATAAGTCAATGTGtgcatattttgattgattcatTGTTCATAATAAACGAGTTACTAACGGTAAGTGGCGGTGGTAGTGACTAACGTCGTCATTATCAGATAACGATCACGTGATTAATCGTTTTGGATAAACATAGTTgatgttatatgtaataattaatcggCGATAAATATGTCACCTTCTGTACATCCTCATGTCCCCTTCTTCGGCGAACAACTGCCAACCGATCTGACCTCCGACACCTTCGAATGCCGCTTGGATCTGTTCGGTTGATATCCGGTCgatctaaaaaaaatagctgactttaaaaataataaataaatttactattaacaatattatagtcATAACCCCCCCCCCCTGCATGTGGGAGAAAACGCATTTTCCAgctagacaaaaaaaaatgttttattattattaacctaGCCTCTACCTTATTTAGTCAATTAAGTAGGCGATATCAGATCTTCGAAGTCTATGAAGTCGTtcaatattttactcaaaacgAGCTCATCTGATACGAGAAGGAATATCTGCTATAATACAATGCTGCTCAAATGTTTTCAACGAACTAGTTATGGTTATTCAAGAAGATAAGTGGATTCCATTGCAAATTGGTCGCAATTTTCTCGGTGCTTCCGCAACAGAAGATTGCTTTGCTTAGAAAGTGAAAACACGCGAAATAATCTGTATGTAATAGTATCATTTAGAAAGTAAAACGCGAAGTAGattaaaatacgtaaaaataataatattaacaaacatttatttacgtttttcaaataaatttttcattatacctatgcattaaattatatagtaaagaaattataatatattttttttttataatatctttacaaaatacgtatttttttatattacataggtTGGCGATCAGGCATATACTGCCCACAGACATTGGCActctagatttttttataacctttccttacatcaccaacgcgccagcaaccatgggaactaagactaagatgtcatatcccttgtgcctggtaTGACACTgcttcactcacccttcaaactggagcacaacaatactgacttACTCACTTACTTAAAACCCTTTCCGCCAccattaatttgacatttgaacgACAgaacattgtttaactaatttcCTCTTAAACGACATTTATAGATAAAGCCGTTAATGTTtctatacaacaaaaaatagaaacaaataatttaaaatttcaacgcAAGTTGTAtacgtgtatatattataatatgtctaTAAAGTATTGTACGGaacaatttcaacgaaatccgaATGTATGAATTACAAAAGATATAATCTTAGgataagaaataaacaaaagaagttAGTTCCACCACGGAATATTGTTCGTCGCTATTCGAGCGGTATTTTCCTTCCTCTAAATTGCAAAGAGCCCATGTTTATActttaacagtaaaaaaaatagtaagatctttagatttttaaattttatttctgaaaaaaagagggacaatttgatttattttttaaatgtgtgcatattgaaatataaataacacaatattacgacatactatacatatatttatcacaTACTATATGTATGTGATAAAGATTTTTCTGTTTAAAGACTAGACAAACAGAATAACATGTAAACTGTTCatttatatttcgtaaaaaagggatgtaaattttaaattactgtttttttttagtttggcatttaaaataatactaaaatatatgccTGATAGGAGTCCAGAAAcgacaaaatattcaaataagttaAGAGTTTACTTCTGGCCACAAGGAGTGCACGGTTAGTCGGTTGTCAATGGCCGGCGGCGGCAGCTCGACTTCGTCCCGCGTGACTTCAGCGGGCGGAGCGACTCTCGCGCACCGCTCCTCTTCCATCTTGTCAAAACCCGTCTCCACCGCATCGTAGAACTCGTCGTCCGGTAGTGTCGAGTGCGGCCCTTCCTAGGAAAAACAAATTTCTTTGGTTAATGTgtgatattacaataaaaattaccgAGAAACTTCATgctaatttaaaagatttaaataaaaaacaaaaagaatgcAAAGATatcgaattataattattagaatta
This window encodes:
- the LOC125070602 gene encoding ceramide transfer protein — encoded protein: MTDDNINVSDNSDLEDASTQELRGYLSKWTNYIHGWQDRFIVLKDSTLSYYKSELESNLGCRGALCLKKAKVKPHEFDDCRFDVSVNDCVWYLRATNPEEKQQWIDVLESFKVESGYGTNSDSSSNGGGLRRHGSVTSLQSTGSHGRTSRRLAEKIAELETYTELLSKQALQLQNYFDMCVSIYPQIQDDAAEAIDAAKLADGVLLKQRTEEVRSTSASFRATCGATVLAVQHCAELLRRRDKQARQAEELYMALKNQLTEARLASKPGPDHEEGPHSTLPDDEFYDAVETGFDKMEEERCARVAPPAEVTRDEVELPPPAIDNRLTVHSLWPEIDRISTEQIQAAFEGVGGQIGWQLFAEEGDMRMYRREMEIDGMVMDPLKAMHKVHGVSAREMCHYFFNPRYRYEWETTLETMNIVEAISTDALVFHQTFKRIWPASQRDALFWSHVRAAPHHTYAVTNHSTTNADYPSNSGACIRLFVTVCLACRTAWPAGEAPSRGNITTSIAYCSTVNPGGWAPAGVLRAVYKREYPKFLKRFTNYVVEQCRDKPLVI